One Chionomys nivalis chromosome 4, mChiNiv1.1, whole genome shotgun sequence genomic region harbors:
- the Tmem115 gene encoding transmembrane protein 115 yields the protein MQRALPGARQHLGAILASASVVVKALCAVVLFLYLLSFAVDTDCLAVTPGYLFPPNFWIWTLATHGLMEQHVWDVAISLATVVVAGRLLEPLWGALELLIFFSVVNVSVGLLGAFAYLLTYMASFNLVYLFTIRIHGALGFLGGVLVALKQTMGDCVVLRVPQVRVSVVPMLLLALLLLLRLATLLQSPALASYGFGLLSSWVYLRFYQRHSRGRGDMADHFAFATFFPEILQPVVGLLANLVHGLLVKVKICQKTVKRYDVGAPSSITISLPGTDPQDAERRRQLALKALNERLKRVEDQSVWPSMDDDEEEAGAKKDSPLPSEKASTPPGKGTAPESSLITFEAAPPKL from the exons ATGCAACGCGCCCTCCCCGGTGCCCGCCAGCATCTGGGGGCCATCCTGGCCAGCGCCAGCGTGGTGGTGAAGGCGCTGTGCGCCGTGGTACTGTTCCTCTATCTCCTTTCCTTCGCCGTGGACACGGACTGCCTGGCGGTCACCCCGGGCTACCTTTTCCCACCCAACTTCTGGATCTGGACCCTGGCCACCCATGGGCTGATGGAACAGCACGTGTGGGACGTGGCCATCAGTCTGGCCACAGTAGTGGTGGCCGGGCGATTACTGGAGCCCCTCTGGGGAGCCTTGGAGCTGCTCATCTTCTTCTCGGTGGTGAATGTGTCCGTGGGGCTTCTGGGGGCCTTCGCCTACCTCCTCACCTACATGGCTTCCTTCAACTTGGTCTACCTGTTCACTATTCGTATCCATGGCGCCCTGGGTTTCCTAGGTGGTGTCCTGGTGGCACTCAAGCAAACTATGGGAGACTGTGTGGTCCTGCGAGTGCCCCAGGTTCGCGTCAGCGTAGTTCCCATGCTGTTGCTggctttgctgctgctgctccggCTGGCCACGCTGCTCCAGAGCCCGGCCTTGGCTTCCTACGGCTTTGGACTGCTGTCCAGTTGGGTGTATCTCCGCTTCTATCAGCGCCATAGCCGGGGCCGAGGGGACATGGCTGACCATTTTGCTTTTGCCACCTTCTTCCCGGAGATCCTGCAACCTGTGGTAGGGCTGCTAGCGAACCTGGTGCATGGCCTCCTGGTGAAAGTCAAGATATGCCAGAAGACGGTGAAGCGCTATGATGTGGGAGCCCCATCATCCATCACTATCAGCCTCCCAGGCACAGACCCTCAAGACGCCGAGAGGAGAAG GCAACTGGCCCTAAAGGCTCTCAATGAGCGGCTGAAGAGAGTGGAGGATCAGTCTGTCTGGCCCAGCATGGATGATGATGAAGAGGAGGCTGGGGCAAAAAAGGACAGTCCTCTGCCTTCAGAAAAAGCTTCCACACCCCCAGGGAAGGGGACTGCCCCAGAATCCAGTCTCATTACCTTTGAGGCAGCTCCTCCAAAACTGTAA